In Gemmata obscuriglobus, a single genomic region encodes these proteins:
- a CDS encoding S41 family peptidase, protein MNARAWTIGALAAIGLLAAPLVGSAAEPAAEPAGGKAQGPYVVVVGVGEFQDKAISPRPTADADAKALHALLTDKKYLGASPDRAKLLTSSGATREAVVKAVDAAAAATGGDDTVILAFFGRGSSTGDKPCFLTNDSTVKDRAKTALLMSDLEPAFKKFKSQNVLLLMDVQYKGGVDAGAEKILEPSWLEIMKLVFGDEKDENMLPPNRVLVLGNPPFQDALTKGDHGLFYSVLSDALGGKADQAPYNEGYESDGIVTTRELLKYLEKEIPNAARATGKTDKEKELEPVFVGRGASKFWVTRNPAETDTIKKRLDAVEGLAKAGKLTPDLVKEGVDLLFRMPKLKWSQALRKEYQKLADGGATVADLEAHRKKLLEDLKLDTDAAAEFTRKVLPAIYKLSAEYIKPMTRGELTALAVKGLFAEADEPVPADIADTIKTPEKISDERGKELLTEARLRLGKREDLDGAKGADVTVRALVGALHDPYAGYFTKEEWLRTQGQLFGRFPGVGIIIRREAVRDGLLVVTPIKGSPAFRAGIQAGDLITEIRLEVDKEGKPLPADAKKVHSTKGLKTDDAVNLITGAPDTPVSLVVSREGEPEPKVYRITRNYVMVETVHGVKRDEKNDWGYYLDEKSKIGYLHLSQFITVSNELGTPADVRRAVAALKRTGLNGLVIDVRNNPGGSLKAVIDICEQFVGKEAIVTTKERGGAGATFTYSGRSAGDRSFPIVVLINGNSASASEILAACLQDHSRATIMGERTYGKGSVQHVEEYDATGGRVKYTVARYYPPSGRNIDKVAMEQSTELKSRDEWGVKPDAGFELKMTREELADWFEYSRDLEVIPVPGKKAPTVDPGKDKQLAKALEHLQGLVNRK, encoded by the coding sequence ATGAACGCGCGAGCGTGGACGATAGGCGCACTTGCTGCGATAGGACTGCTGGCGGCCCCCCTGGTCGGTTCCGCCGCAGAACCGGCCGCGGAGCCGGCCGGCGGAAAAGCTCAGGGACCCTACGTCGTGGTCGTCGGCGTCGGGGAGTTCCAGGACAAGGCGATCAGCCCCCGGCCGACCGCCGACGCGGACGCGAAGGCGCTCCACGCGCTGCTCACCGACAAAAAGTACCTCGGCGCTTCCCCCGATCGGGCCAAGCTCCTGACCTCTTCGGGTGCGACCCGCGAGGCGGTGGTGAAGGCCGTCGACGCGGCCGCCGCCGCCACCGGCGGTGACGACACCGTGATCCTCGCGTTCTTCGGCCGCGGGTCGTCCACCGGCGACAAGCCGTGCTTCTTGACGAACGACAGCACGGTGAAGGACCGGGCGAAGACCGCTCTGCTGATGAGCGACCTGGAGCCGGCGTTTAAGAAGTTCAAGAGCCAGAACGTCCTGCTGCTGATGGACGTGCAGTACAAGGGCGGGGTCGACGCGGGGGCCGAGAAGATCCTCGAGCCGAGCTGGCTCGAGATCATGAAGCTCGTGTTCGGCGACGAGAAGGACGAGAACATGCTCCCGCCGAACCGGGTGCTGGTCCTCGGCAACCCGCCGTTCCAGGACGCGCTCACGAAGGGCGACCACGGCCTGTTCTACTCCGTGCTCTCCGACGCGCTGGGCGGGAAGGCCGACCAGGCGCCGTACAACGAGGGCTACGAGTCGGACGGCATCGTCACCACCCGCGAGCTGCTCAAGTACCTCGAAAAAGAGATCCCGAACGCGGCCCGCGCGACCGGCAAAACCGACAAGGAAAAGGAACTCGAACCCGTCTTCGTCGGCCGCGGCGCCAGCAAGTTCTGGGTCACCCGCAACCCGGCCGAGACCGACACCATCAAGAAGCGGCTCGACGCCGTGGAGGGGCTCGCGAAGGCCGGCAAGCTCACCCCCGACCTCGTTAAAGAGGGCGTGGACCTGCTGTTCCGGATGCCCAAGCTGAAGTGGTCGCAGGCGCTCCGCAAGGAGTACCAGAAGCTGGCCGACGGCGGCGCCACCGTGGCCGATCTCGAGGCGCACCGCAAGAAGCTGCTCGAGGACCTGAAGCTCGATACCGACGCCGCCGCGGAGTTCACCCGGAAGGTGCTGCCGGCGATCTACAAGCTGTCGGCCGAGTACATCAAGCCGATGACCCGCGGCGAGCTCACCGCCCTCGCGGTGAAGGGGCTGTTCGCCGAGGCCGACGAACCCGTCCCGGCCGACATCGCCGACACGATCAAGACCCCCGAGAAGATCAGCGACGAGCGCGGCAAGGAGCTGCTCACCGAGGCCCGGTTGCGGCTCGGCAAGCGCGAGGACCTCGACGGCGCGAAGGGCGCCGATGTGACCGTCCGCGCGCTGGTCGGCGCCCTCCACGACCCCTACGCCGGTTACTTCACAAAGGAAGAGTGGCTCCGCACACAGGGCCAACTGTTCGGCCGGTTCCCGGGCGTCGGGATTATAATCCGCCGCGAGGCCGTGCGCGACGGGCTCCTCGTCGTCACCCCGATTAAAGGCAGCCCGGCGTTCCGCGCGGGTATTCAGGCGGGGGACCTGATCACGGAGATCCGCCTCGAAGTGGACAAGGAGGGCAAGCCGCTCCCGGCCGACGCCAAGAAGGTCCACAGCACGAAGGGGCTGAAGACCGACGACGCGGTGAACCTGATCACCGGCGCCCCGGACACCCCGGTTTCGCTCGTCGTCTCGCGGGAAGGTGAACCGGAGCCGAAAGTGTACCGCATCACCCGCAACTATGTGATGGTGGAAACCGTTCACGGGGTCAAGCGGGACGAGAAGAACGACTGGGGCTACTACCTCGACGAGAAGAGCAAGATCGGCTACCTGCACCTGAGCCAGTTCATCACGGTGTCCAACGAGTTGGGCACGCCGGCCGATGTCCGGCGCGCGGTGGCGGCCCTGAAACGGACCGGCCTCAACGGGCTCGTCATTGACGTGCGCAACAACCCCGGCGGGTCGCTCAAGGCCGTCATCGACATCTGCGAGCAGTTCGTCGGCAAGGAGGCGATCGTGACCACGAAGGAGCGGGGCGGCGCGGGCGCCACGTTCACCTACTCGGGCCGCAGCGCGGGCGACCGGAGCTTCCCGATTGTGGTGCTCATCAACGGGAACAGCGCCAGCGCCAGCGAGATCCTGGCCGCGTGCCTGCAGGACCACAGCCGCGCCACGATCATGGGCGAGCGGACCTACGGGAAGGGCAGCGTCCAGCACGTCGAGGAGTACGACGCGACCGGCGGGCGGGTCAAGTACACCGTCGCCCGGTACTACCCGCCGAGCGGGCGCAACATCGACAAGGTGGCGATGGAGCAGTCGACCGAGCTGAAGTCCCGCGACGAGTGGGGCGTGAAGCCCGACGCCGGGTTCGAACTCAAGATGACCCGCGAGGAGCTGGCCGACTGGTTCGAGTACAGCCGCGACCTCGAAGTGATCCCGGTGCCGGGCAAGAAGGCGCCGACGGTCGACCCGGGTAAGGACAAGCAACTGGCGAAGGCGCTTGAGCACCTCCAGGGGCTGGTCAACCGAAAGTGA